The Verrucomicrobiia bacterium sequence GGCATATCCGCGCTGCCGGGACGCGCAGGGAGCAGGTGGAAGTGGTTGCCCATCATGCAGTAGGTGATGATCTCGATCCCGCAGAACCGGGCGAGTTTGAGGAGGATCTCGGCGAGCTTCTCCTTGCACAGATCGTCGAGCAGTCGCTGACCGCCAACGACGCGGGAGATGCAGTGGTACACCCCCACCCGTCCCTCCTCCGCCTTCACCTTCATCCGTGCCATGCGCATGGGTGATTTCCTACTCGCCTCACTTCAATCAGTCAATGTTGAACCTGTCACTTTATTCAAACTGGTGCGGCCGGCGGTTCTCCGGCACGGCCGTCAGGCCTTCGACCCGAATCCGGAGGCCGCGCGCGGCGGTCAGGGCTGGCCGCGCGCCGCTGTTCGCCAGGCGCACTTCGCGCAGAGTCAGGGAATCAAACTGGTTGATGTCGAGCACCGGTTGGTCGTGGTGCGCCTCGTGCAGGGCCAGCGACACGTCTTCGAGGGTGAGGTGGAACTGTCGCTCCGCGTCGCCGAGCACGCGGGTGGTACTGATAGGAGTTTGGTTTTGACGCTTCGCCGGGAGAAGGTTGCGGGACCGGGGCTAGTCATGAAGCAGCGCCCGCGCGTCCTGGGGAGCGATCTCACCCGCTGCGACCCTCGCCCCCGCATCCTCCGCAAGGGGGCGATAGCCGCGGGCGGCCAGCCGCGCGCGCAGGTGCTCGGGAAGTATGTGTCCGACGCTGAGGGCGCTGGCTGTTTCCGCGTCGC is a genomic window containing:
- a CDS encoding transposase, giving the protein MRMARMKVKAEEGRVGVYHCISRVVGGQRLLDDLCKEKLAEILLKLARFCGIEIITYCMMGNHFHLLPARPGSADMPNCSNA